Part of the Alosa alosa isolate M-15738 ecotype Scorff River chromosome 18, AALO_Geno_1.1, whole genome shotgun sequence genome is shown below.
CGCTGTACAGGTAATCTCCACACATGGTGTGGGATCCGGTGATTGTGAGCCCTCCACCAGCAATCATCTTCATTATCCTGTGGAGCTGAGCCTCCCACCTGCCAGAGagctgaaacacacagacacgttaAATTAGAAAAACATTAACGGTCCACAGTGCCGAGACCTAGATAATTAGGTTAGttataatataaattatattattatattgatTGCCAACAATGTGCATATTCCACAGATGCAGGCAACATGTGTACAAGCCAGTTATTACTGTGAATGTAATGTAAACAAGGTAAATCGGCCATGATTCATCGCAAATCTAAAGTAACATTTGATGCGAAATCAAAAAAGGTGCTTTCCCACCTATTGTAAATGAAACAAGCCACAAAGGATGTTGACGAATGCTATGCAACATTACCCATATAACCTACTGAGGGGACAGTTCCCCCCTCTCCCAAATAGCAGAGTAAAGTAGATGAAAGGCACAAAAGTATCCAAAGACTTTCTGATTCAAACGAAGACAGAACAGTGTGGATGTAGCCCTAGTTGAGTGAAACATTATGTCATCGTGCACTTCTTTTTACTCATGTTCCTGGCTCCAAGCAATCAGATTCAGCGTCAGGACGGGGCATAACCCGACTTCATCTAAGTCCTCTGTGCTCATAAGCGTGACTCCCACTCAGCTTAAGCCTCTTCTCAACACCAAGTAGGTGTGACTTTTCCTGTAACTCATGCAACTTCCTGTAACAAAAACAAGACCTCCAAAGAGTACAAAAAACAAGAGTTCTTGTTTTTAATGGGCAATTGTAAAACGTTCAtcctaaaatgaaaaaaagactaaatgtCTATGACACTATGTTCGCATTCATTCTTTTTTCTATCCTACCATGCAcctttgtcctgcacctggcctCAAAATAGGTGAGACGTGCACACAATCATCCTCCAAATGTTGCTCTCTCATCAGTATCCTCTTTCTATTGATGCTTTCTGGACATCAGCAGCTGCTAACAGCGACAGACCTCCTACTCATCTCAACCAGACTCCCTCTGAAAGGTCAATGGGACCCAGCAGAGATCCAGACCCGGTCACATGGCTCATTTCCCATCACTCCGGACAGCCAAAAGCCCAGGCAGCCAGAACTATCTAACCACAGATTGTACATCATAGAGCACAGTTTCAATTTCACATCAAACACATGTatattgagaaaaaaaaaaaaaaaaaacagccatcccaaaaacaaacatgtttacAAAGCCTGAAGTAGATTGACGTCACTATTACGTAATGGCGCTTGATGCGTGCAAAGCTGATTGACCGtgtgcaaagagagagagagagagagagagagagagagagagagagagagagagagagagagagagagacacagacagaaaaagagacagacagagagagagagagacagagagagagagcgagacagagagagagagacagagagagagagagagagatgtaaccCCAGAAGTGGAGGCTTGGGCCAGCCAATAGGAGCGGATTAGTGTAGCGTAAATGAGCTGATTTAGCCTACATTAGCACTGGCTTTTCTGGGCCTCTGGCCCTCTGTGTGTTCACAGGTCTGTTGTCAGCAAAAAGCCCACTGAGCATGTAGGCTTCGGATGGGCTCATGTCCTGTTTGCAAAgctgggcaggaggaggaggagaaggaggagagcatGCTTACCTTGGGCGAGCAGCGGAAGTGCATGCCAGGCACCGGAAGGGTGGTGATGTACATGGTGACACACCTGTACAGGTACAGCGTGCCCACAATGAAGAAGAACCGCCGGCCCACGATGGACCTGGAGGtagggagaacacacacacagacaaacacacacacacagaaaataaagTGGCTTTTAGATGTTAGTAAGTGACAGAAGCCAACAGCCACTCTGAGGTCAAAAAGCCCCTTGTGACGCAATACCAGTTACATTCTTTGTGAATTTATGTCTTAAAGGCTGTGTCTGTGCGTGATCTAGCATTCTTCACTCTGTAGATTCAACTTTAATAACTTATCCATTTCTAAAGTCATCAAAGTGATTTTGTCATTCAGTGTGATTGAGTAACACCCGCAGTAAATCACTTATCAGTGAGTCATGTTTGTTCGCGTTTAAAGATCATGCCAAAGGTCTGTGTTTGAGTAAGGTGTGTGACTAAAGAAACTTGGGTGActgaagacgtgtgtgtgtgtgtagtagtggtTTTTGAAAAGTCGGTTTTGTCACGTCCAGCATgcatgccaaaaaaaaaaaacacactggaactggaaataaggcaaaatagctAAACAGAAGAAATCTATTAACAGTAATATTAGGGCCTAATCCTAATATTAggattatataataatttaaagaaaagaaagaaaatcgaACTGTGAATTTTAAAATCGAAAAACTAAATTGAATCGAGGATTTTGAGAATCATGACACccctagagtgtgtgtgtgtgtgtgtgtgtgtgtgtgtgtgtctcacctgtgtTTGAGCAGGACCCACTGCATAAGCCAGAGAGCCACGAGCAGCATGCCATTCACCTCGCAGATGGAGAAGGCCCACTCCACGCGGTCAAACAGATCGAAGAACTTGTCGGGCAGTGGCGGCGTCTCCTCCTTGGGTGGCACGCGCTCGTGCACTACCGAGATGACCACGCTGGTCGTCAGGAAGCAGCAGACGGCGTACAGGAAGGCGGCGCCCGTCTTGCCCCACTCGGCCGGGAAACGCTCGGGCTCCGGCGGCGGCACGGGGATCTGGACGTGCACCTGCTCCGAGCGGTGGAAGCCGTTCTTCTTGAGCAAGCCGTTGTGGTGCGGCTTGGCGGTGCCATTGGCGAGCACGTGGCCGTTGGCATGGTGGTGGTGACCTTTGTTGACCTCCATGAGGTGGGCCACACGCAGCGTCTCCAGGCGCTCCAGCAGCTGCCGGCCGCCGTCGCCCGAGACCAGCGAAAGCGGTGGGCCACGGAAGTCCTGTTCAGAGAGCCGCAGGAGGCCCGGGCCGTCCAGCTGCTGGAAGGATTCCAAGTACTCTTGCATGCCCTCCTCTGTCAGCCAGTCTAGTACATCCTCCTCCGACCACTGGCCCACCTCCTTCATGGTCAGCAGACCTGAGAGTGGGGGGGTTGACTGGGTCAGAGCAAGAAGTGACCGAGGGGCGCTACTAGAGGGCGGCTGGCGTGCGGGACGCTTGAGGCGACGGTAAGCAGTCTCCTCGCGAGGCTAGGCACGCTCTTCCTCTGGGACAttagaggaggaggacgacgagGAGGGGCGGGGCGGGGCAGAGGGGGTCTGTGTTCGATCACAGCCTCTCCCTGGGACTCTGCCTCAGATGAGGGAGGAAGTCTGCTGCGGTCCTCAGCAGGAGTCAGGCTCACTCCACATGGACACGTCcaccctgcagagagagagagagagagagagagagagagagagagagagagagagagagagagagagagagagagagagagagagagagagagagagagagagagagagagactgttttaCTGTTATGGTTTGGCAACAATACCTAGTCATCCTAGTTAAGCAAAATGTAATTAATTGAATGGGggaatgtgtgcacacacaatgTTTTATGTTACTGTTACTAATCATCCTATGCCTTTTTTCCCCTCAATGTTACAATGCTACTGTAAAAATGGTTATGCTGTTTTGgttttgtgctttggcaacactgtacctacagtcatgctaataaagcaacaatGAATTgagttgaactgaactgaaagacaaacacaacacacaaccagTGACACGCAGTAATCAGGAGAGCTTTCAAGCACACTGCTGCAGAGTCAGGAGCACAGGCAAGTGGGAAAGGCTGGAAGAGGAAACAAAGCCCAACATGCATGGGGTGGGGTCTGTGGAGAGTTCCTCCTTTCTTCCGTTTGACTGACTCCACCCTAGAGTGCCTTTCCTTTTCGGTAGAACAGTTGATAGTTAAACTTTTAAGTTTTAAAATTAAATCTGACATGATTATCCAATCAGAGTTTAGATGATTATCAGTTGAGATCTCTGAACtgatttgtggtgtgtgtgtagcttttaATGGGTCAAtctgagaaaaataaataaataaaaacatacctGATAAGTACCAGGGTTTGCTAAACCACAGgatgcagtggtgtgtgttggtgtgtgtgtctgtgtgtgtgagagagagaaagagtgagtgagagtgtgaatgagagagtgagagaaacaggAGATACAGGCTGTCGCCACATCACTTCCTCAATGAGCATACTGGACGCAAAGCTTTCATTCTGAAAGTGATAGCTGCAACAAGGACACATAACTGGAATAAAGTAAGGTAAGTCATAATATGCCCAAGCAAACATTAAGCTTttatggggctgtgtgtgtgtgtgtgtgtgtgtgtgtttgtgtgtgtccttcgTCAAGCTGATGGCCTTGGGGCTGAAGCCAGGGGTGATTTCCTGTACTtgatatacgtgtgtgtgtgtgtgtgtgtgtgtgtgtgtgtttccgtgacAAAGGTCAAGGCTTGGTCAGGCAGCCACTTCATCACAAACTGTATCAACAACCAACAACCAGCCAggagaaagcaaaaaaaaaaaactagcctAGTACTATACAATCTGACCACACATCCTTAAATACACAAAGCTAACCATCTCcacccacaaacacaagcacacaataaACATTTGGACATCAACGAAACTGTGAGAAACAGTAAACTGAATGCAGAGCTGTTGTACCGACAGCCTCAGAACAGCCACATTTAAGTGCTGCATATAGCTCTCAGACATGTcagtattttaaatgtttattacctaGCCTACATCGCCGTTGATGCTCAGATTTTTAAcccctggaaaaaaaacatttgtgcgGTCTGAAAAATGTGCGCGGTCTGAAAAATCTATTGCGCGACCACTTCGACTGGCCTGCGCGGCCGCGCGCAGCTTAGAGGAAACATTGGCTCTCACCCTCTGTCAGTGATACTACATTTATAAATGTAcatttgaagagttcagatgcaaaacccaccaaatccgtctgaccacttttcttttaaatgagcatttaaaatctggctcctataggtttttgcctataaatcatTATTTCATACCAGGAAGATAGTGGTATTTTGTGGGTTTTGAagtaaaattatttgattaacgtatactatgtgtggagagcatccactCTCCATCtatatctcatttttgacgtaggtggcatttagaggcttttgcatctgaacccttcatttaTTAATTCAGCGCACATGCGTGCGGCAGGCCAACGGCCCTGACCAGTGGGGTCCAGCTGGGAAATCACCAAGGGCACcccaaccaaaaaaaaaagagaaatgaacCATACCTCAAGTGAAGCGGACTGAGAAGTCGCAAGCAATATTCCACAATTCAACAGCAAAATGTCTCACTAGCAGTGATGGTCTGTGTGTGGAATTTGGGTCAGAATCTTATGAAAACAGATTCTTTCAACTGCAAGACATCTCAGTTTCATTGTGGAATATTCCACTCAGTCAATTCCATTTGAGGAATTCACAATATTTCAATAGTAAACTCATGGAATGGAGTCACTTAGTTGCAACAGGGAGTCGGTGTTTGTTGCACTGCCATCTATGGAGTATTCAGACTATACAGCAGAAGGCTGGCAAGCAATGATTGGTCAAATTGTTGATTGGATTAGAAGCTTGGAAGGTAACTAGCTAGCCATGTGATAAACAGGACGACAAATCACCATGTCAGACATCATTCATCTATCTGAACATCCATCCACCCAAGTAGCTGCCTAGTCAAGCACACAGTATTCATTGTTTTCTCCCTTTTACACCAACATCTCCCTGTCTCAATAAAACATTTAGCTTATTTGGTTTCTTGGTAAGCGTAGGAAACAACAGTTGAGATTCATATAGTGATTCTGACTCATATCTACATTTACAACAACCAAGCAATCCACATGACACAAGGCAGGGCAGCCTGGGAGAGGccgagaggacagaggagaagtgctgACTGCCAAGGTGGACAAATGACTTCTGAGTCAGCCATGAGTCAGAGACCTTTGGACACTGCATGGGCTATGAGGCAATCCCAGCGATAGCAAAGCCCCAACGCAAGTGATGAAAGAAACGTCCTGTCAACTGGTCAAGCCCACAACACTGATATGAGAGTAAAATGGGAGAGTGCCATCATCCCTAAATTGACTGCATTTTATAATTTAATATTAATGCATTGCTGGACCTTCGAACAACCAGTCAGGCAAAACCATCCTATTTGTAATATGGAAAAAACAGGAAGGGTGGGCAATTAGAGGAAGGTGAAAGAGGAAGCCTGAAAACCACAAGAAGAACCATCATTCTCATAGAGTTGtttaaatgaaaagaaatatTGTGCTTTCAATTTAtttcagaaagagagaaagaaaaatcttcatgtgagtgtgtgtgtttgtctaaccTAAACGGACATATGAATTAAACAGTGGTTAAAGAGATGAGGTCCATGGGACCTACAAAAGATCCCTATTGTCCTTCCTAAAACACTTTAGACATTACGTTTCGCAACAAACAAGGGAAGAGCTCTGGGGAAAAGCAAGTCCCATGCGGTATGGTCACAATGACACAGAAATAACCCCGAGGACTTATTGTGACGCAAACCTGTACGTTTCAGTTAAATTTCTAAGTGGCACTTTTAACCATAAACACTGGCAAGAAATCATTGTGGACTCAATAACATACAAAAAATTAACAGTTAAACAAAAACCAAATGTAGGCAACTGTAGCTACAAAAATATGCTTGAATTAAAAGCAGCATGAAACAAAAACAGTATTTTGTGCTATGACAACCAAAGCAGTATGTCtgcacaccccccacacacacacccagccatGTGCGCCTACATGGTCATTTCTTCCATAATAGTGTCTCTGAAAGGGCTCTCTGCTGGTAAGTGACAAATGTTAACCAGTTTGACATTCCCAGTATATGCAGTATTTATAATAAagtcaaaaaaacacacacacacacacaacctatgtTAATACACActactgtacacagacacacacatataaacaaagtCTCAAATACATGAAGATTAAATACATAATTTTCTTTACAGTGGCAGTCACCAACAACCTCTCAGAATATCTGCTTCCTCAGTTTGTTAAGGACAAACAGTACATATCCCTGGGTACACATTAGCAGAGCCAGTCCCGGACAGAATTAGTCACTACGTCAGAGCGCACCAATCATTCTCTCACTGACTTTCTTTTCCATTCATCCCTCTGCATGTGAAAGTCAGGAAAGTGAGACCAACTTGACATGTTAAAAAAACGGAAGCTAACGTGGCTAACTTGAAATAACCCTCAGAAAAGATGGTGGTAACATTTCCTgtaatagaaagagagagtgagagagagagagagagaaagagagagaaagcagtgaGCCAGTTCAAACCATGACAGTCCAAACTGAAGGTGCGAGGGGAACCCACTGTGCCCAGTCTCACCCTGGATTGAATGAGGAGACACACTAGAGAAAGGAACCTTACTCAGAGTCGCCGAGTTCCACTTCACCCTCCTCCAACCGCTGCACTCTGAGACGCCTTCATTCGTGGAGAGAGAATGAACTACTCCAAGCGCGGCTCTCACATGCCttcatccctcctctctccctctctccctccctacagCCCCCCGGCAGCTGAATCTTAGCTTTGTAGGAGGTGGTCACTTCTGACTTCTTATCAGTTTGAAGACAAAGATCTTAGCCACACCTGCCTGTGAAGACCCCTCCAATGACAGATGTTGAACACGCTTCACTTCCTTATGACACGTGTTGACTGCTGTCACATGTGGTGACAGCACATGGAACAAGGCCATAaatgaggaagaaaaaaaagaggggggggtTAAAAACATCATTTGTTATTGTGACATGAAATGACACAAAACTTCTATTATGATGaacatcataaacacacacagaagataaaATGTGACAGTTGCAGAGCTGTGTAAACACCTTTGTGGAGGGCTACAGTGAGCAACAGCTGAGGACCGCTTCCACATAAAAGACAAACATTAGGTTCTGTTCCACCTGCCCGACAAAACATCTACTGGTGAGTTTGGAGTAAATATTTACTCCAAGTAAATAGCAGCATGTTCTGCTGCCAGtttgtgccaatatatcgtccaaaatgcttgattgcattgcattctccacatttttagctaaattttaatttaccacatcagcatttttgttcagtgaatcttttgtaaattgctttacaatagcgtcgGGTCCTTGTCAGCAGCCTCCGGCTTGCCTcctgccactattcactcctttgtattcaacattccctgtagaattctcaatatttttggcctcaatgtgtccagttacatagtctgtctgttcttagtcttggattttgtgaaataaatttctaaatatcacctgcttgctgcagcttcggtctgcacgtccttttaaaaccgcatctttttctctctcgagcatttaatctgctgccggcttgtctctccacatcgtccaaaatgcttgattgcattgcattctccacatttttagctaaattttcctgtccacatcagcatttttgttcattgaatcttttgtaaattgctttacaattaccgtcgggcctaggcctatcgactggcttgcttcagtcacgtctaaaactgcatctttttatctctcgtgagcatttaaactgctgccagcttgtgactccacatcgcccaaaatgcttgattgcattgtattctccacattttagatatattttggtgtaccacatggcattttctttcagtaaaTCTTTtactttgcaattaccttcctgtcctcctcttggctgccttcactccttcgtcttcattaagattaatctttttggcctcaataatctagttatagtctctgtttttggttttggattttgttaaatacatttctaaataaatgcgacttatagtccggtgcgacttatatgtttttttcttgttcatgatgcattttttgactgatgcgacttatagtccggtgttatacggtaactggctttcatgttaactggctgaactgtttactttgcctctggagttaaTATAACCGCCCCCCTTCTTTTGCAGATGTGTTCAGCTGATGATGTAGCCTCCGATACCTGGCCTCCGATTCGTCTGTTTAACTGAAGTTCAAATAGAAATGTTTGTGATGCTGCtctttgttgtttaataaagctttacaacacgatgtgtcggcattggaagtgtcaggttgtctgtagtaggccacatgcactggaccatgaatatgctaccaaataaataaaactaaataaactccaTGTGGGTCTCGAACCACCACTAAATTAAACTGTTTGCAT
Proteins encoded:
- the sgms1a gene encoding phosphatidylcholine:ceramide cholinephosphotransferase 1 is translated as MKEVGQWSEEDVLDWLTEEGMQEYLESFQQLDGPGLLRLSEQDFRGPPLSLVSGDGGRQLLERLETLRVAHLMEVNKGHHHHANGHVLANGTAKPHHNGLLKKNGFHRSEQVHVQIPVPPPEPERFPAEWGKTGAAFLYAVCCFLTTSVVISVVHERVPPKEETPPLPDKFFDLFDRVEWAFSICEVNGMLLVALWLMQWVLLKHRSIVGRRFFFIVGTLYLYRCVTMYITTLPVPGMHFRCSPKLSGRWEAQLHRIMKMIAGGGLTITGSHTMCGDYLYSGHTVMLTLTYLFIKEYSPKRFWVYHWVCWTLSVVGVFCILLAHDHYTVDVVVAYFITTRLFWWYHTLANQPVLKESSQGNLFSQVWWYRLFQYFEHNVQGPVPKSYQLPLSWRMLPWTRVKYSRLDSQ